TACTGCAAGCAGTGTAATTAAATAACTCAACTAATACTCTTACTTATAGGTACATTTGGATACTTAGCCCCTAAGTGTTTCCAACGCCTGACCGTTACAGATAAATGTGACGTTTACTCCTTTGGTATGGTTCTACTTGTAATGGTATGCATGAAGGAGAAGGATTTGTTTCTTAACAAGGCCAACATGTTAGGTAACCAACATTTGGAGGGGAAGAGTGAAATCAAATACTTAGAGAAGTTCATTGATGATCAAGTTCAACCATGGAATGTAATAGCCTTTATGCAGCGATTCCCAATCGaagagatcattgatccaaccctCAGGGGAAAGATTGCACCAGAGTGCTGGGAAGTGTTCATGGATGTTACACAAAGATGCTTGAAGCATGAACCTGATGAATGACCAACAATGGGGGGAAGTAGAAGTGTTGCTTGAGCATGCTTTGTTATTGCAGGTCCAAGCAGATATCAAAAAGAACAATGGTTGTTATTCCTTATCATCCACCAACATTATAAACTTAAGTGAAGTCATTTGATGCATGATATTCATTTAGAAGAGGTGATATTCCATCAGTTTTCTCTAGCCGATCTTAGGCGAACAACCTTCGACTTTGAACGCAGAGTCATCGGTAGAGGAAGCTTTGGTACAGCATACAGAGGTCGTATCTTACTAAATGGAGCTGCTTATCATTCAATTGAAATAAAGAAGTTGGATTGGTTATTTATTTCTGATAATGATATACAGTGGAATTTAAAAGATAGAATATTTCCCAACTTCACCATCCAAATTTGGTCTCTTTTTTTGGATTCTGTGATGAACTTGATGAGAAGATTCTTGTATACATGTATATTCCCAATGGATCTCTCCATTATCACTTAAATTGGAATGAATCAGCTCTAACATGGAAGAAAAGACTAGAAATATGCATTGGAGTAGCAGAAGGATTGAACTACCTTCACACAGCATCAATTTTTCACCATAACATAAAACTCAGCAACATCCTTTTGGATTATGATATGGTGCCCAAACTCTCAGATTTTGGGCTCCCCTGGTCCAAGAAAATTCATGCAGGTgactttctattttcatttttatcttctcAAAGCAAAAATACTTATTTAATCATTTGTTGTTGTTAACCACTCACCAATTCTGTGGCTTATTACAGAAGATTATGCTGCTCCGGTGTTGTTACAAGGAGATGATTTCACAGATAAATGTGATGTTTATTCCTTTGGTATAATTCTCTTAAAAATGCTATTAACAAACAAGCTACCAATTGTTGAAGGGGTTATTTATCTCAATCTAAAGGGAAAGATTGCACCACAGTGTTGGGAAGTATTCTTGAATATCACAAAATGCTGTTTGAAGTTTGAAGCAAATGAGAGACCAACAATGAATGAAGTGATATATTATTAAGAACATTGCAAGTGTAAGAAGGGATTGAGAAttgaaaaagtaaattttaaaagttaaatattaTATGAATAGCCTGTAATAATGTGAACTGCTTATATGGTTATAtacttttttgtaattttttaattagatctttatgTATAACTACATGGtaaaaaatttcttctttcaCCTCTCACAGAAGAACACCCTTCTTTGATATTTCAGGATTTAAGAAAAACGTTTTCGACAtccattttgttttgtttgaaagAACAATAAACACGAAACGTAAATATATAGAGGTGAAAGAAAAATTATGGCAAGTATTAAACTATCttcttaattattttctaatttttaagagatttaaatcttaattatatctttatttttgaaaatacaaaactgaaaaagaataataaaaatgttctTTATTTAGTAGTAAGGGTTAACTGTTAAATTAGTCCCTAGAAGATAATTAAGACGTTTT
The sequence above is drawn from the Arachis hypogaea cultivar Tifrunner chromosome 4, arahy.Tifrunner.gnm2.J5K5, whole genome shotgun sequence genome and encodes:
- the LOC112795404 gene encoding receptor-like protein kinase ANXUR2, producing MYIPNGSLHYHLNWNESALTWKKRLEICIGVAEGLNYLHTASIFHHNIKLSNILLDYDMVPKLSDFGLPWSKKIHAEDYAAPVLLQGDDFTDKCDVYSFGIILLKMLLTNKLPIVEGVIYLNLKGKIAPQCWEVFLNITKCCLKFEANERPTMNEVIYY